The window GTTCCTGAAAATTCTTACATTTCAAAATAATAAGAATTCTCATTATCTTTTCCAGGAAGAGTATAGATTTAATAAAGTCAGCCCGTCGCCAGCCAGAGCCCAACAAAGATCATCAGTAATCCTGCAATGCCATTCATCTTCCTCACATTGCCACTCTGCTGAAGAAATCTGCGCATGGTCACTCCGCCACCGGCGTAGAGCAGCAAACAGCAAAATTCGATGAATAGTATCAATAAAACCAGTAAACTCAATTGCGCCGGCAAGGGCAGGCTGGTATCAATAAACGGCGGTAGCAGCGAAACCATAAAGGCCCAACCTTTTGGATTCGCAATGGCGGTTACAAAACCTTGCATGGCAAGTTCTGTTCTGCCCAAATGGCTGGCGTCGCTCTCGTCATCTTCCTGTATGGCCATCTTCCCCCTGGACCGGAGCAGTTGAATTCCGAGATAACAGAGATATGCTCCACCACAGTATTTCAAAACCAGATATAATTGGGGATAATTGAGCATGACCGAAGCGACACCGATTACTGCGGCAACAGAAACAAGAGCAACGCCGACCAACTCGCCGCTCATCATCCACAGGGTTCTCTTAACCCCGATAGTCATCCCCAGGGTCAGGGACAGGGTCATACACATACCCGGCGTTGCAGATACCAAAATAAACGTGGGGATAAAAATTGACAGCAAGGAGATGTTCAGCACCTGATCCACGAAAGTACTCCGGATAAAAATAATAACAGGAAGGATTAGAGAAATTGCGAGGTCATCACCCTAGCGCTCATCTGGACCAGCTGCAACTATAAATCAGTCAACAGGGTTCAACTTCCTAAAAATATGATATAAAAAGATTCCACAATTATCGTTTGCCAAGTTTTTTGTTCTATGATACTTTCTCCTGGAAATAGTTATCAATATCATCTAAATGTTGCACTCAGGTCTCACCAGAATGTTACATCAAACGAACACCGAAGCTGGCAAGATTATGCTTTCAGACAGGTGCAACCAAGCTCACCCAAGGTAAATCGGATATAAACCAATGAACTTTTTGTACGAAAGAATAACGTATATCTTTGACCCGCTTCACCACCACTGGGAGCAGGAAAAAATCTACCGTAAAATTTCAGTAGCCCTGGTGCTGTTTTTTCTCTCCTATCTTGTCGTAATTGAAATTAAACGACAGGGGTTGTTGGGAAATGAAGTATTCGATGTTATTCCGACCAACCATTTTTATGCCATCTCCAGCGCTTTTACCGTGGTGCTGATTCTTGAGGTTATCAGCCTGGTCTTTACTCTGCCCTGTTCGTTTTCCAAATCCGTGGGAAAACAGTTCGAGATTCTTTCTCTGATCCTGTTGCGTAACGCGTTTAAAGAGTTGCAAAATTTCCCGGAACCACTCACATATGCCGGAAATGAAGAGGCTATACTACGCATTGCTTCAGATGGCTTCGGAGCTTTGCTGATATTCGCCCTGCTGGGCTACTACTACATAGTACAGGCCAAAGCCTCGGAAGAGACGATGCGGCCAACCGATCTTTATGCCTTTGTCGCAGCCAAGAAAGGCATCGCCCTGCTTCTCTTGTTCACATTCATCTACATGGGAATCAACAACCTTTTTGACTCCCTGGCGGGCAGAGAACACGACGATTTTCTGCACCAGTTCTATACTATGCTGATATTGTCGGATATTCTTGTGGTTTTGATCGCCCAGTGCTTTCAACCGTCGTTCCAGGCCATGTTTCGAAACTCAGGATTCGCCCTGTCTACCCTGATGATACGAATAGCCCTCGCCGCCCCTCCTTTTTATAATGTACTACTTGGGCTTGCCGCGGCCGTGTTTGCAATACTGCTCACCCAAATCAGTATGTCGTTGTTTATAAAGCCCAGGAGCAAGGCAAGAGAAACGTAACAGAAAGGAAAAAATAGAGGGGGGGTGAGATATTACCAGACGCCCGGAATCACCGCAGAACATTCCAGGCATCTGCCGTCAATCATGGATTTGCCCTGGATGGAAAAACCGAGCCGGCTGACGACCACCGTCCCACATGAGGGGCAGATGGTATCTTCCCCACCCTTGCTGAGGATGTTGCCGACATAGACCTGCTGCAGACCGGCCTCAAAGCCTATCTCCTGCGCTTTAAGGAGAGTACGCTTCGGCGTGTGCTTCTCTTCGAGCATTTTATAGCTCGGGGAGAAAGCGGTTACATGCCAGGGAATTGTGGCATCCACCTCCACCAGGAATTTTGCAATATCATTCAATTCATCAACCGAATCGTTATAGTCCGGAATCACCAGAGTAGTAACCTCAACCCATACTCCCAGCTCCCGCATCAGCTTCACGGTGTCCAGCACAGGCTGCAAACGTGCGCCGCATACTTTGCGGTAAAATTCATCCCGGAAAGATTTGATATCAATATTTATTGCGGTCAGAAATGGCGCTATAACCCGCGCCGTGCGCCCGGTCATGTAACCATTTGAGACAAAAACATTGTAGATACCGTTATCTGCTGCCAGCTGGCAACAGTCGTAGGCAAATTCGAAGAAAATTGTCGGCTCCACATAGGTGTAGCTAATGGTTTTACACTCAGCTTTAAGTGCAGCATCCACCACTTCCTGGGGAGACCGGGTGAGACAGAACCTGGTGGGATCATCGCCCATAGCAACCTGGGAGATGGAGCTATTCTGGCAATGCCTG of the Desulfosediminicola ganghwensis genome contains:
- a CDS encoding LysE family translocator: MDQVLNISLLSIFIPTFILVSATPGMCMTLSLTLGMTIGVKRTLWMMSGELVGVALVSVAAVIGVASVMLNYPQLYLVLKYCGGAYLCYLGIQLLRSRGKMAIQEDDESDASHLGRTELAMQGFVTAIANPKGWAFMVSLLPPFIDTSLPLPAQLSLLVLLILFIEFCCLLLYAGGGVTMRRFLQQSGNVRKMNGIAGLLMIFVGLWLATG
- the amrS gene encoding AmmeMemoRadiSam system radical SAM enzyme — encoded protein: MRENDMHEARLYTRHEGVIQCELCAHECKIRDGKRGLCNVRENRGGKLYTLVYGKLIAEHVDPIEKKPLFHVFPGSTSYSIATRGCNFHCRHCQNSSISQVAMGDDPTRFCLTRSPQEVVDAALKAECKTISYTYVEPTIFFEFAYDCCQLAADNGIYNVFVSNGYMTGRTARVIAPFLTAINIDIKSFRDEFYRKVCGARLQPVLDTVKLMRELGVWVEVTTLVIPDYNDSVDELNDIAKFLVEVDATIPWHVTAFSPSYKMLEEKHTPKRTLLKAQEIGFEAGLQQVYVGNILSKGGEDTICPSCGTVVVSRLGFSIQGKSMIDGRCLECSAVIPGVW